The genomic DNA ATATAAAAGATACAACAAGGAAGTGGTATTATGAAAATGTCTATCCATGGAAAACAACTAGTTATAACAGATGCGATTAGAGAGTATGCTGAATCTAAGATAGGAAGAGTTGAAAAGTATCACGATGGCATAATTGAACTTGCCATAAGTTTATCAGCTGTTAAATTAAAAACAGGAAATTATCATACTGCAGAGGTATTGGCATATTTAGAGGGAAGTACTGTAAAAGCTACTTGTACTGATGAGGATTTATATGCTGCAATAGATCAAGTGGCAGATAAACTTGAAGGTCAATTAAAAAAACATAAAGAAAAAATACAAGATGCTATACGTTCAAGAGAACCAATGGCAAAAAAATTGAAATA from Fusobacterium hominis includes the following:
- the hpf gene encoding ribosome hibernation-promoting factor, HPF/YfiA family; the protein is MKMSIHGKQLVITDAIREYAESKIGRVEKYHDGIIELAISLSAVKLKTGNYHTAEVLAYLEGSTVKATCTDEDLYAAIDQVADKLEGQLKKHKEKIQDAIRSREPMAKKLKYNPDTKTVEKDSAAKVVKVYLPPKPMNLEEAILQLEILNKVFLPFINAETGNMDIVYKRKDGDYGHIEQPRKK